A genomic window from Anas platyrhynchos isolate ZD024472 breed Pekin duck chromosome 13, IASCAAS_PekinDuck_T2T, whole genome shotgun sequence includes:
- the LOC119715173 gene encoding LOW QUALITY PROTEIN: ubiquitin carboxyl-terminal hydrolase 42 (The sequence of the model RefSeq protein was modified relative to this genomic sequence to represent the inferred CDS: substituted 1 base at 1 genomic stop codon) has protein sequence MSTMTVVKKPKSSKSKKPSSRRSGKSKKPSTKILMSRTANWGQIPPAEDSSQVSVAQGRGGAFYCRSSEKSKAFAPRDLIVNDGIAPPQSILFPPEKICMDWRETQSVGVGLYNLGNTCFLNATLQCLTYTPPLANYMLSLEHGQSCREQDFCMMCTMETHINQALRCTVDAIEPTHVISNLSRIGQHFRFGSQEDAHEFLRYTVDAMQEACLNGSTELDRSSQATTIIHQIFGGFLRSRVKCLNCKAVSDTYEAFLDIALDIKAVSSVTRALELFVKPEELGGENCYKSXNHRIIEYPECKKMVPASKRFTIHRSSKVLTISLKRFADFTGGKINKEVKYPEYLDLRAYMSQSMGEPVLYALYAVLVHHGVSCHSGHYICYVKAGNGLWYQMNDAKVVRTDIKRVLGQQAYILFYIRRYDLTLGERAFYLPAPSYPCSFPPGQQGANSKQAGFMGPRLLSHMIKNSSRLNGNGSIKEDAKTTGVTLKRPSSAPPMACVQNQTITRPSITDPSRKQKITTSIHNKLPARRTVSQPDCLSSAAEDEDLYQAVPSSTITNSMPGAMPSVNREVITESLTASQLNSLSEETSVADPPKSTGNDEYLAEYRFDDGGDKEKPRRSKERDLISKENVLYGKESSEPAIAERCQGRKDKTKNTEKEHYQSKREHAPSEEKESQKAGPSSKRRCSQSVEVVEQKRHKQEHWEGSRCRSFPGERNSPENGRRAVKYSKSRSGSGGRSEQGSNRYYRSKGERSWSRERYYRDEARRWERCSYSNDYYSPHATGDSRERKFSHGDAAFDKWTATYYGRSHKHYHYKSGWPHGSLLRDEDVRRFSTPRADLHRCSVSQQHSGRHSRERHALPPVSAHLENCRQKNETEGNRKRKCTRAEDFTICVSVRSTLTVPNASVKKEEKGEEKEEKRETPGK, from the exons ATGTCAACAATGACCGTAGTTAAGAAGCCCAAATCTTCAAAGTCTAAAAAGCCCTCTTCAAGGCGGTCTGGCAAATCCAAGAAACCAAGTACTAAAATACTGATGTCACGCACCGCAAACTGGGGCCAGATACCGCCTGCAGAAGATTCAAGCCAAGTCTCTGTGGCCCAAGGACGTGGAGGTGCTTTTTACTGtagatcatctgaaaaatctaaggCTTTTGCCCCAAGAGATCTAA tcgttaatgatggaattgctccaccacagagcattctttttccacctgagaagatttgtatggattggcgagaaacacaaagtgttggAGTTGGCCTGTACAATCTTGGCAacacatgttttcttaatgctactCTACAGTGTTTGACCTACACACCCCCACTTGCCAATTACATGCTTTCTCTCGAGCACGGCCAGTCAT gtCGTGAACAAGATTTTTGCATGATGTGCACAATGGAGACTCACATTAACCAGGCCCTGCGTTGCACTGTTGATGCCATCGAGCCTACGCATGTTATCAGTAATCTCAGTC gaaTAGGACAACATTTCCGTTTTGGCAGTCAAGAAGACGCACACGAGTTCTTGCGCTATACTGTTGATGCTATGCAGGAAGCGTGCTTGAATGGAAGCACCGA attggacagatcttctcaagctaccaccatcattcatcaaatatttggaggatttctaagatcgagag tgaagtgcttgaattgcaaagcagtttcgGATACGTATGAGGCATTTCTTGATATCGCTTTGGATATAAAg GCGGTTTCATCTGTTACCAGAGCTCTGGAACTCTTTGTGAAACCTGAAGAGCTGGGTGGAGAGAATTGctataaatcatagaatcatagaatcatagaatatcctga gtgtAAAAAGATGGTTCCTGCATCCAAGAGATTTACCATACACCGTTCTTCCAAGGTTCTcacaatatcactgaaaagatttgcagatttcacaGGTGGAAAGATCAACAAG GAGGTGAAATACCCGGAGTATTTGGACCTGAGAGCCTACATGTCACAGTCAATGGGAGAACCAGTGCTCTATGCCTTATACGCGGTGCTGGTACATCACGGTGTCAGCTGTCACTCAGGACACTATATATGCTATGTAAAG GCTGGTAATGGACTTTGGTATCAGATGAATGATGCTAAAGTAGTCCGTACTGACATTAAGAGAGTTCTTGGTCAGCAAgcttacatacttttttatatcag gcGCTATGATTTGACACTTGGAGAACGTGCGTTTTACTTGCCAGCACCATCTTATCCCTGTTCATTCCCTCCTGGTCAGCAGGGGGCTAATAGTAAGCAGGCTGGATTTATGGGACCACGACTTCTTTCTCATATGATTAAG aattcaagccgtttaaatggaaatggatccATAAAAGAGGACGCAAAGACCACTGGTGTCACCCTAAAAAGGCCATCTTCAGCACCACCAATGGcctgtgttcaaaaccagacaattaccaggccttcaattactgatccgtcaagaaaacagaagatcaccACCAGTATTCACAATAAATTGCCTGCTCGTCGGACTGTGTCACAGCCTGACTGTCTTAGCAGTGCTGCGGAGGATGAAGATCTCTACCAGGCTGTTCCTTCATCCACAATTACAAATTCg ATGCCTGGAGCTATGCCTTCAGTCAATCGAGAAGTCATCACGGAGTccctcacagccagccagctgaacagcttGTCAGAGGAAACGAG tgtcgcggaccctccgaaatctactgggaatgATGAATACCTCGCAGAGTACCGAtttgatgacggtggagacaaggagaaaccaagaagatcaaaagaacgtgacctcatttcaaaagaaaacgttttgtacggcaaagagtcttctgagcctg ctattgcagagagatgccaaggtagaaaggacaagactaaaaacactgagaaagagcattaccaaagcaagagggaacatgctcctagtgaagagaaggagagtcaaaaagcaggtccttccagcaagaggaggtgttCTCAGAGCGTGGAAGTTGTTGAGCAAAAGcgtcacaagcaggagcactgggagggaagcaggtgcagatctttccctggtgaaagaaacagccctgagaatggcagaagagcagtcaaatattcaaagtccagatctggcagcggaggaagatcagaacaaggtagcaatagatattaccgatccaaaggggaaagaagttggagcagagaaagatactatcGAGATGAAGCACGGAGATGGGAAAGATGTAGCTATTCCAATGATTACTATTCACCTCATGCGACAggagacagtagagagagaaagttctctcacggcgatgcagcctttgacaaatggactgcaacttactacggcaggtcacataagcattatcattacaaaagtggatggcctcacggttccctcttgagagatgaagatgtacgtcgctttagcacaccccgagcagacttgcatcgttgctcggtatctcagcaacattctggaagacattctcgtgaaagacatgcgcttccacctgtgtcagctcatttggagaactgtcgccagaaaaatgaaacagaaggaaacagaaaaagaaaatgtacccgtgcagaag acttcacgatttgtgtttctgtgcgcTCCACTTTGACAGTGCCAAACGCAAGcgtaaaaaaagaagaaaaaggagaagaaaaagaagaaaaaagagaaacaccagGAAAGTGA